Proteins from one Bactrocera neohumeralis isolate Rockhampton chromosome 3, APGP_CSIRO_Bneo_wtdbg2-racon-allhic-juicebox.fasta_v2, whole genome shotgun sequence genomic window:
- the LOC126753064 gene encoding uncharacterized protein LOC126753064, with protein MLRGCSKLTNLSQSVIRNLPLNPTQFKRYIADKCCPPQASEDSADPADSKHSFKNDAFVPPDFVPLSAYRALDDPKEVLGPGAHKCKDYKNPEYFAYHRFSFYELQNVALNLAKHSEGGVLYEAESAAESDEECGEKNSATETEKCEKKETETECKKSNADKAKE; from the coding sequence atGCTGCGTGGCTGCTCGAAATTGACGAATTTATCACAGAGTGTAATAAGAAATCTTCCGCTGAATCCAACGCAATTCAAACGTTACATAGCCGACAAGTGTTGTCCGCCACAAGCGTCAGAAGACAGCGCAGATCCAGCAGACTCCAAGCATTCTTTCAAAAATGACGCATTTGTGCCACCTGACTTCGTACCGCTCTCCGCATATCGCGCCTTGGATGACCCGAAGGAGGTGCTCGGTCCAGGCGCACACAAATGTAAAGACTACAAGAATCCAGAATATTTCGCCTACCATCGCTTCTCATTCTATGAACTGCAGAACGTCGCTTTGAATCTGGCTAAGCATTCGGAAGGCGGTGTGCTATACGAAGCAGAGAGTGCTGCAGAAAGCGATGAAGAATGTGGCGAAAAAAATAGTGCGACAGAAACCGAGAAATGTgagaaaaaagaaacagaaacgGAATGTAAAAAGAGCAATGCAGATAAAGCGAAGGAGTGA
- the LOC126753151 gene encoding ras-interacting protein RIP3 has translation MKRFYYLLCVCLLSCNVVHASYSHLQAIDFSQLQQQQKSSITQQQQQQQDQQSQEQTDTTTDSSEDYDSHPQYSFAYDVRDTLTGDEKQQEEKRDGDLVQGQYSLVEPDGTRRVVEYTADDINGFNAIVSKQLVDERSRASASATASSSRYNSFETLQSQIQTQAIAEAQAQAASYAEAQALAEAQLQAQAKAHAEAMAQVQSDAELQARIQAEAQARAQAQQLMEQFQQQYKQQQQQQQEQQEQLAQLQQQQQQRQQQQQLRTQTQQAQERLTNEQALLLSQSLPSRTLGHSVHATVVSHPPTILSRTPSGSVYAQQRDLTALKELRDGSARQIIERTNLPQIVITQPASATVQAQVIHSPLLLDGSSGATGMRSVISTKITNGSGNGGRSSTISLRGDAGRLSAADQLLNQLDTDDDDTLTRNSLRLLSGGTGSSGSGGSIKGRTNGGLSGSSGSSGLSGFDSSSSGSDDRGSDREGNVLRNGLRNSNRRLQSLFSSSGSGSNGNGSGKSTW, from the exons ATGAAACGG TTCTACTATCTTCTCTGTGTATGCTTGCTGTCGTGCAATGTGGTGCACGCCTCCTATTCTCACTTGCAAGCGATTGATTTCTCGCAGCTGCAACAGCAGCAGAAATCATCAATtacacagcagcagcagcaacaacaggacCAACAATCGCAGGAGCAAACTGACACCACCACCGACTCATCCGAAGACTATGACAGCCACCCGCAGTACAGTTTCGCATACGATGTGCGCGACACGCTGACCGGCGACGAAAAGCAGCAGGAGGAAAAACGGGATGGTGACCTAGTGCAAGGACAG TACTCGCTCGTTGAACCCGATGGCACACGCCGTGTTGTGGAGTACACCGCTGACGATATTAACGGCTTCAACGCCATAGTCTCCAAACAATTGGTGGATGAGCGCTCCCGCGCTTCCGCTTCGGCCACAGCTTCATCCTCACGGTACAACAGTTTCGAAACGCTGCAATCACAAATTCAAACACAGGCCATCGCCGAAGCTCAAGCCCAGGCTGCATCTTATGCCGAGGCTCAGGCGCTCGCCGAAGCACAACTCCAAGCGCAGGCTAAGGCACATGCCGAGGCCATGGCTCAAGTACAAAGCGACGCCGAGTTGCAGGCGCGCATACAGGCGGAAGCCCAGGCACGCGCTCAAGCCCAGCAACTGATGGAACAGTTTCAGCAACagtacaaacaacaacagcaacaacagcaggaACAACAGGAGCAATTAGCACaactgcaacagcagcagcagcaacgccaacagcaacaacaattgcgtACACAAACCCAACAGGCACAAGAGCGCCTGACCAACGAGCAAGCCCTACTGCTGTCGCAATCACTGCCCTCACGCACACTCGGACACAGCGTGCATGCTACTGTAGTTTCACACCCACCCACGATCTTGTCACGCACACCCAGCGGCAGCGTCTACGCCCAACAACGCGACCTAACCGCACTGAAGGAGTTGCGCGACGGTAGCGCACGACAGATCATCGAACGCACCAACCTCCCGCAAATTGTGATTACTCAACCGGCTAGCGCAACGGTACAAGCTCAAGTCATACACTCACCATTGCTATTGGACGGCAGCTCTGGCGCAACAGGCATGCGTAGCGTCATCTCTACAAAGATCACCAATGGCAGCGGCAATGGCGGACGCAGCAGCACCATTTCACTACGTGGAGATGCCGGGCGCCTGAGTGCCGCCGACCAATTGCTGAACCAGCTCGACACTGACGATGATGACACACTAACACGCAACAGCCTGCGACTGCTCAGCGGCGGCACcggcagcagcggcagcggtgGCAGCATCAAGGGACGCACCAACGGCGGCTTAAGTGGCAGTAGCGGCAGCAGCGGTCTGAGCGGTTtcgacagcagcagcagtggctCCGATGATCGCGGCAGTGATCGTGAGGGAAATGTATTGCGTAACGGACTAAGAAACTCAAATAGACGCTTGCAGAGCCTCTTCTCCAGCAGCGGCAGTGGTTCGAACGGAAACGGCAGTGGCAAGTCGACATGGTAA